The sequence AAGACGTAAAGCAAAAAAACGCGAGATCACGCCGGACCTGAATTACAACAGTCCGCTGGTCGGCAGGTTGATCAAGGGCATCATGCGCTGCGGCAAGCAGTCCACGGCCGCGCAGATTGTTTACGGCGTCCTGGATCAGATTAAAGAGCAGACCAAGGAGGACCCCTTGGAAGCGTTGATGCGGGCCGTTGATAACATCAAGCCGAAGGTTGAGGTTAAATCGCGCCGCGTAGGCGGCGCCACTTATCAGGTTCCCGTCGAGGTAAGCGGCGACCGCCAGTTGTCGCTGGCTTTGCGCTGGCTGATCCAGTATTCCAATGCCCGCAAGGGCGTTCCGATGCGCAAGGCGCTCGCCCTTGAAATCATGGATGCTTTTAAAAACCAGGGGAATGCCATCAAGAAAAGGGATGATACCCATAAAATGGCCCAGGCCAACAAGGCGTTTGCTCATTATAAATGGTAATTTATGGTGGTTCTGTTGGACAATTTGAAGAAAAACGATGTGCTGTCAAATGACGGGGCGGCGCGCGAAGCCCGGGAAAGGATGAACCCCCTGGCGGACGTGCGCAATTTCGGGATTATTGCGCACATTGATGCCGGCAAAACCACTTTGACCGAGAGGATTTTGTACTACGCCGGCCGGCTCCATAAAATGGGCGAGGTGCACGAGGGCACCGCCAAGATGGACTGGATGATTCAGGAACAGGAGCGGGGCATCACGATCACATCGGCCGCCACCACCTGCTTCTGGCAA comes from Kiritimatiellia bacterium and encodes:
- the rpsG gene encoding 30S ribosomal protein S7, with amino-acid sequence MARRRKAKKREITPDLNYNSPLVGRLIKGIMRCGKQSTAAQIVYGVLDQIKEQTKEDPLEALMRAVDNIKPKVEVKSRRVGGATYQVPVEVSGDRQLSLALRWLIQYSNARKGVPMRKALALEIMDAFKNQGNAIKKRDDTHKMAQANKAFAHYKW